A region of Vigna radiata var. radiata cultivar VC1973A chromosome 6, Vradiata_ver6, whole genome shotgun sequence DNA encodes the following proteins:
- the LOC106764226 gene encoding pentatricopeptide repeat-containing protein At5g16860, with product MCKQPLKTKVLLSLSPFSNSTRFFCSAASSTATITITPSILKQCNSLTHAKVWHQQSIVQGLLHLVTHLIGAYMACNSTATAIQLLERLPPSPSSVFWWNQLIRRALHLGTPRQVFALFCRMKSLGWTPDHYTFPFVFKACPFLSLGASLHATVARSGFASNVFVSNALVSMYGKCGALTNAQHVFDDLCQRGVQDLVSWNSIVSAYMGASDSKTSLLLFRKMTRVNLMSPDVISLVNVLPACASLAALVHGREVHGFAIRSGLVDDVFVGNAMVDMYAKCGEVEEANKVFQRMVFKDVVSWNAMVTGYSQAGRLEHALSLFERMREEDIELDVVTWTAVITGYAQRGQGCEALDVFRQMCSCCSRPNAVTLVSLLSACASIGALLHGKETHCYAIKFILGLDGPDPGDDDLKVINGLIDMYAKCQNTEVARKMFDSVSSKDRDVVTWTVMIGGYAQHGDANHALQLFSEMFYESIKPNDFTLSCALVACARLAALRFGRQIHAYVLRNCYGSVMLFVANCLIDMYSKCGDVDTAQMVFDNMPYKNAVSWTSLMTGYGMHGRGEDAVRVFDEMRKVSLVPDGITFLVLLYACSHSGMVDRGIDFFNRMRKEFGVDPGPEHYACMVDLWGRAGRLGEAMKLIDEMPMEPSPVVWVALLSACRLHSNVEIGELAAKRLSELESGNDGSYTLLSNIYANASRWKDVARIRYMMKRSGIKKRPGCSWVQGRKGVATFFVGDRSHSQSQQIYETLADLIHRIKAIGYVPQTSFALHDVDDEEKGDLLFEHSEKLALAYAILTLPPAAPIRITKNLRICGDCHTAITYISKIIENEIILRDSSRFHHFRKGSCSCKGYW from the coding sequence ATGTGTAAGCAACCGTTGAAGACGAAGGTGTTGCTTTCATTGTCACCATTCTCCAACAGCACTCGCTTCTTCTGTTCTGCGGCTTCTTCAACTGCAACCATCACAATCACACCTTCAATCTTGAAACAATGCAACTCTTTAACCCACGCCAAAGTGTGGCATCAGCAGAGCATCGTGCAGGGCCTTCTGCATTTGGTGACCCACCTAATCGGAGCATACATGGCCTGCAATTCCACTGCCACCGCCATTCAGCTTCTAGAGCGCCTCCCTCCATCGCCGTCTTCCGTTTTCTGGTGGAACCAACTCATAAGGCGCGCCCTTCATCTTGGAACCCCTCGCCAAGTTTTCGCTCTTTTCTGTCGGATGAAGTCACTGGGGTGGACCCCTGACCACTATACCTTCCCTTTTGTCTTCAAAGCTTGTCCCTTTCTCTCCCTCGGTGCTTCCCTCCATGCTACCGTCGCACGATCTGGCTTTGCCTCCAATGTGTTCGTTAGCAATGCGCTGGTCTCCATGTACGGAAAGTGCGGTGCCCTCACCAATGCACAGCACGTGTTCGATGATTTGTGTCAGCGGGGTGTTCAGGACTTGGTGTCGTGGAATTCTATTGTGTCTGCTTATATGGGGGCGTCCGATTCAAAGACTTCACTTTTGTTGTTTCGTAAAATGACTAGAGTGAATTTGATGTCCCCAGACGTGATCAGCCTCGTTAACGTACTTCCTGCTTGTGCTTCCTTGGCTGCCTTGGTGCATGGCAGAGAGGTTCATGGGTTTGCTATCAGAAGCGGGTTGGTGGATGATGTTTTTGTGGGAAATGCTATGGTTGATATGTATGCTAAGtgtggggaggtggaggaagccAATAAGGTTTTCCAGAGGATGGTGTTTAAAGATGTTGTTTCATGGAACGCCATGGTGACTGGTTATTCTCAAGCTGGCAGACTGGAACATGCACTTTCTTTGTTTGAGAGGATGCGGGAGGAAGACATTGAGCTAGATGTCGTGACTTGGACGGCTGTTATCACAGGTTATGCGCAGCGAGGACAGGGTTGTGAAGCTTTGGATGTGTTTAGGCAGATGTGCAGTTGTTGTTCTCGTCCAAATGCGGTCACTCTCGTCTCATTGCTTTCAGCTTGTGCCTCTATTGGGGCATTGCTCCATGGGAAAGAAACTCATtgttatgcaatcaaatttattCTCGGATTAGATGGACCTGATCCTGGGGACGACGATTTGAAGGTGATTAATGGTCTCATTGACATGTATGCTAAATGCCAAAACACAGAGGTGgctagaaaaatgtttgattcAGTGTCTTCAAAAGATAGAGATGTGGTTACCTGGACTGTGATGATTGGTGGGTATGCCCAACATGGTGATGCAAATCATGCTCTACAGCTTTTCTCCGAAATGTTTTATGAATCTATAAAGCCTAATGATTTCACTTTATCATGTGCCCTTGTGGCCTGTGCTCGTTTGGCAGCATTGAGGTTTGGAAGGCAAATCCATGCTTATGTGTTGCGCAATTGCTATGGTTCTGTTATGCTGTTTGTGGCTAATTGTCTTATAGACATGTATTCCAAATGTGGAGATGTGGATACCGCTCAGATGGTTTTTGACAACATGCCATATAAAAATGCTGTCTCTTGGACGTCTTTAATGACTGGATACGGTATGCATGGGCGTGGTGAAGATGCTGTCCGGGTTTTTGATGAGATGAGGAAAGTGTCTCTAGTGCCTGATGGCATAACTTTTCTTGTTTTGCTTTATGCTTGTAGTCATTCCGGAATGGTGGATCGGGGTATTGATTTCTTTAACAGAATGAGGAAGGAATTTGGGGTAGATCCAGGACCAGAGCATTATGCTTGCATGGTTGATCTGTGGGGCCGCGCTGGTCGATTAGGAGAAGCTATGAAGCTCATTGATGAAATGCCAATGGAACCATCCCCAGTAGTGTGGGTGGCCTTGCTCAGTGCTTGTCGCTTACATTCGAATGTGGAAATTGGGGAACTTGCGGCAAAACGTTTGTCAGAATTGGAATCAGGGAATGATGGATCATACACGTTGCTTTCAAACATATACGCCAATGCCAGTCGCTGGAAAGACGTAGCTAGGATTAGATATATGATGAAACGTAGTGGAATCAAGAAAAGACCGGGTTGCAGCTGGGTGCAAGGAAGGAAAGGCGTTGCAACCTTTTTTGTAGGAGACAGATCTCACTCACAGTCTCAACAGATATATGAAACACTTGCAGACTTGATTCACCGCATTAAAGCCATAGGATATGTTCCTCAGACAAGTTTTGCTCTccatgatgttgatgatgaagaaaaggGTGATCTGCTTTTTGAACATAGTGAGAAGTTGGCTCTTGCCTATGCCATTCTAACGTTACCACCAGCTGCACCCATTCGAATAACCAAGAATTTGCGCATCTGTGGTGATTGCCACACTGCCATAACCTACATATCCAAGATTATTGAAAATGAGATCATACTGAGAGATTCAAGTCGTTTCCATCATTTCAGAAAAGGATCCTGCTCATGTAAAGGCTACTGGTGA
- the LOC106764587 gene encoding pentatricopeptide repeat-containing protein At5g64320, mitochondrial, which produces MLKTFKSSTNVSRVSLLRFKIPFFPLCTTAPGSNLHDNECESSDTETEWERLLKPFDLKQLRRSLAPISPFQLCKLLVLPLDIPTSMELFQRAGAQKGYCHTFDAYCLLIDKLGAVGDFKVIENLLKQMKDEGVVFKESLFILIMKHYGKAGLPGQATRLLLDMWGVYSCDPTFKSYNVVLQILVDGNCPRVAPNVFYDMLSRGVSPTVYTFGVVMKALCMVNEVDSACSLLRDMAKHGCVPNSVIYQTLIHALCENNRVSEARRLLEDMFLMCCEPDVQTFNDVIRGLCSAGRIHEAAKLVDRMFLRGFSADALTYGYLMHGLCRMGQVDEARTLLNKIPSPNTVLYNTLINGYVSSGRFEEAKGLLYNSMVTAGYEPDAYTFNIMIDGFCKKGYLVSALEFLSEVVAKGFEPNVITYTILINGFCKQGRFEEVAKILKSMSAKGLSLTTVGYNCLIGALSKDGKIEEALQLFREMSTKGCKPDIYTFNSLIHGLCMNDKMEHALSLYHDMFLEGVIANTVTYNTLISALLMRDSIQQAFKLVDEMLFRGCPLDSITYNGLIKVLCRTGSVKKGLGLFEEMFGKGIFPTVITCNILISALCRTRKVDDAKKFLREMIHRGLTPNVVSYNCLINGLCKMGRVQEALNFFNRLPDEGICPDDITYNTLISRHCHEDMFNDACLLLHRGVDNGFIPNEITWSILINYFVKNMARGARLSKDYMVEFGASSPSSQHIVSSIDLI; this is translated from the coding sequence ATGTTGAAAACATTCAAATCCTCAACCAATGTGAGTAGGGTCTCGCTACTTCGCTTCAAAATCCCTTTTTTCCCACTTTGCACAACTGCCCCGGGCAGCAATTTGCATGATAATGAATGTGAGAGTAGTGACACTGAGACAGAGTGGGAGAGATTGCTCAAACCCTTTGACCTCAAACAGCTTAGAAGGTCACTCGCCCCAATTAGCCCTTTTCAGCTTTGTAAATTGCTGGTGCTTCCTCTAGACATTCCCACTTCAATGGAACTGTTTCAAAGGGCTGGTGCCCAAAAGGGGTATTGCCACACCTTTGATGCCTACTGTCTCTTAATTGATAAGCTTGGGGCTGTTGGGGACTTCAAAGTTATTGAAAACTTGTTGAAGCAAATGAAAGATGAAGGAGTTGTGTTTAAGGAATCACTCTTTATTTTGATCATGAAGCATTATGGGAAGGCAGGGTTGCCTGGCCAGGCAACTAGGCTTTTGTTGGACATGTGGGGTGTTTATTCCTGTGACCCTACTTTTAAGTCCTATAATGTTGTGTTGCAGATTCTGGTTGATGGGAATTGTCCCAGGGTAGCACCTAATGTTTTTTATGACATGTTGAGTAGAGGTGTTTCTCCCACCGTGTATACCTTTGGTGTGGTCATGAAAGCCTTGTGTATGGTTAATGAAGTTGATTCGGCTTGTTCGCTTCTCAGGGACATGGCGAAGCACGGGTGTGTTCCAAATTCTGTCATTTACCAGACCCTGATTCATGCTCTCTGTGAAAACAATAGAGTGAGTGAAGCGAGGCGGCTTTTGGAGGACATGTTTCTGATGTGCTGTGAGCCTGATGTTCAGACCTTCAATGATGTCATCCGTGGCCTTTGCAGCGCCGGTCGGATTCATGAGGCAGCGAAGTTGGTTGATCGAATGTTTCTTCGAGGTTTCAGCGCAGATGCTCTCACTTATGGATATTTAATGCATGGGTTGTGCAGAATGGGGCAAGTTGATGAAGCAAGAACCTTACTGAACAAAATTCCCAGTCCCAACACTGTGCTCTATAATACATTAATCAATGGATATGTTTCTAGTGGAAGGTTTGAAGAAGCCAAGGGTCTTCTGTACAATAGCATGGTAACTGCGGGTTATGAACCTGATGCCTACACGTTTAACATAATGATCGATGGATTTTGCAAGAAAGGGTATTTGGTTTCGGCCCTTGAATTTTTATCTGAGGTGGTAGCAAAAGGCTTTGAGCCCAATGTGATCACGTACACCATATTGATAAATGGTTTCTGCAAGCAAGGCAGATTCGAGGAAGTggctaaaattttgaaaagcatGTCAGCCAAGGGTCTGAGTCTGACTACAGTTGGGTACAATTGCTTGATCGGTGCACTGTCAAAGGATGGGAAGATTGAAGAAGCTTTACAACTGTTTCGCGAAATGTCAACCAAAGGATGTAAACCTGacatttatacttttaattctttaatacaTGGACTGTGCATGAATGATAAGATGGAACATGCCTTGAGTTTGTATCATGACATGTTCTTGGAGGGTGTCATTGCTAACACAGTAACGTACAATACGTTGATTAGTGCACTTCTTATGAGAGATTCAATTCAGCAAGCATTTAAGCTTGTCGATGAAATGCTATTTAGAGGGTGTCCTTTAGACAGTATTACGTATAATGGCCTTATTAAAGTTCTGTGTAGAACTGGGTCAGTTAAAAAAGGATTGGGATTGTTTGAAGAAATGTTTGGGAAAGGGATTTTTCCAACCGTTATAACTTGCAATATTTTGATCAGTGCCTTGTGTAGAACTCGAAAAGTAGATGATGCTAAAAAATTTCTTCGGGAAATGATTCATCGTGGTTTGACACCAAATGTAGTCAGTTATAACTGCCTGATCAATGGTCTTTGCAAGATGGGTCGTGTTCAAGAGGcactaaacttttttaataggTTACCAGATGAAGGAATTTGTCCTGATGATATTACATATAACACACTGATCAGTAGACACTGTCATGAGGATATGTTTAATGATGCGTGTCTGCTTTTACATAGAGGCGTAGATAATGGGTTTATTCCCAATGAAATCACTTGGTCAATACTGATAaactattttgtaaaaaatatggCACGGGGAGCAAGACTTTCTAAGGATTACATGGTGGAATTTGGAGCTTCTTCTCCGTCAAGCCAACATATTGTATCGAGTATTGATCTCATTTGA
- the LOC106764586 gene encoding putative pentatricopeptide repeat-containing protein At1g74580 yields the protein MNRALLPKHVAAVVKAQKDPLKALEMFNSAKKESGFKHTLLTYKCMVQKLGHHGEFEEMEKVLSEMREYVNNALLEGAYIEAMKNYGRKGKVQEAVDTFERMDFYNCDPSVHSYNAIMNILVEYGYHDQAHKVYMRMRDRGVESDVYTYTVRIKSFCRTSRPHAALRLLRNMPELGCDFNAVAYCTVVAGLYDSGDHAHARVLFDEMLARCLCPDVVTFNKLLHVLCKKGLVSESEKLLGKALKRGVCPNLFTFNIFVQGLCREGALDRAVRLLDSVLREGLSLDVVTYNILICGLCRNSWVVEAEDYLRKMVNNGFEPDAFTYNSIIDGYCKKGMVQCANRVLKDAIFRGFKPDEFTYCSLINGFCRDGDPDQAMAVFKDGLGKGLRPSIVVYNTLIKGLSQQGLILPALQLMNEMSENGCQPNIWTYNLVINGLCKMGCMSDANHLVDDAIAKGCLPDIFTYNTLIDGYCKQMKLDIATEVVNRMWSLGMTPDVITYNTLLNGLCKAAKSEEVMEIFKAMEEKGCAPNIVTYNIIVESLCKAKKVSEAVDLLGEMKSKGLKPDVVSFGTLITGFCKIGDLDGAYRLFRRMEKQYDVCHTTATHNIIISAFSEQLNMIMAMKLFSKMKGNGCDPDNYTYRVVIDGFCKMGNISQGYNFLLENIEKGFTPSLTTFGRVLNCLCAKDKVPEAVSIIHCMLQKGIIPNSVNTIFEADKKVVAAPKILVEDLLKKGHITYHTYELLHDGIRDRKIPKKRLPTANSLHRGAR from the coding sequence ATGAATCGTGCACTGCTTCCGAAGCACGTTGCGGCGGTGGTGAAAGCCCAAAAGGACCCTCTGAAAGCGCTGGAAATGTTCAACTCGGCGAAAAAGGAGTCTGGCTTCAAGCACACGCTGCTAACGTACAAGTGCATGGTGCAGAAGCTGGGCCATCACGGCGAGTTCGAGGAGATGGAGAAGGTGCTTTCGGAAATGAGAGAGTACGTCAACAACGCGCTTCTGGAAGGCGCGTACATCGAGGCCATGAAAAACTATGGTAGGAAGGGGAAGGTTCAGGAAGCAGTGGACACCTTCGAACGCATGGACTTCTACAACTGCGACCCCTCCGTTCACTCCTACAACGCCATCATGAACATTCTGGTGGAGTACGGTTACCATGACCAAGCCCACAAAGTGTACATGAGGATGAGAGACAGAGGGGTGGAATCTGATGTGTACACCTACACCGTAAGGATCAAGTCCTTTTGCAGAACTTCCAGGCCTCACGCTGCTCTCAGACTCCTTCGAAACATGCCTGAACTTGGGTGTGATTTCAATGCTGTCGCCTATTGCACTGTCGTTGCTGGGCTGTATGATTCTGGTGACCATGCTCATGCGCGTGttctgtttgatgaaatgcttGCGAGGTGTTTGTGCCCCGATGTTGTCACGTTTAATAAGCTTTTGCATGTCCTTTGCAAAAAAGGTCTTGTTTCTGAAAGTGAGAAGCTTCTCGGCAAGGCTTTGAAGAGGGGGGTTTGTCCCAATTTgttcacatttaatatttttgttcaagGGCTTTGTAGGGAAGGGGCTCTTGACCGTGCTGTTAGGTTGTTGGATAGTGTGCTGAGGGAGGGATTGAGTCTTGATGTCGTCacttataatatattgatatgtGGTCTGTGTAGGAATTCGTGGGTTGTGGAGGCAGAGGATTACTTGCGGAAAATGGTGAATAATGGATTTGAGCCTGATGCTTTTACCTATAATAGTATTATTGATGGGTATTGCAAGAAGGGGATGGTGCAATGTGCAAATAGGGTACTGAAGGATGCAATTTTTAGGGGTTTTAAACCTGATGAGTTTACTTATTGTTCCCTAATTAATGGGTTTTGCCGGGACGGTGACCCTGATCAAGCCATGGCAGTCTTTAAGGATGGACTGGGAAAAGGTTTGAGGCCGAGCATTGTTGTTTACAATACCTTGATTAAAGGGTTGTCTCAGCAGGGTCTTATTTTGCCCGCTTTGCAATTGATGAATGAGATGTCGGAAAATGGTTGTCAGCCCAATATATGGacttataatttagttataaatGGCTTGTGCAAGATGGGTTGTATGTCTGATGCTAATCATCTTGTAGATGATGCTATTGCCAAAGGGTGCCTCCCGGACATATTTACCTATAATACTTTGATTGATGGCTATTGTAAACAGATGAAGTTAGACATTGCAACTGAGGTAGTAAATAGAATGTGGAGTCTGGGCATGACTCCCGATGTTATTACATACAACACTTTGCTGAATGGGCTTTGCAAGGCTGCAAAATCTGAAGAAGTAATGGAGATTTTCAAGGCTATGGAGGAGAAGGGATGTGCTCCAAATATAGTCACGTATAACATTATTGTAGAGAGCCTTTGTAAAGCTAAGAAAGTAAGTGAAGCTGTAGATTTGCTTGGGGAAATGAAAAGCAAGGGTTTGAAACCTGATGTTGTTAGTTTTGGCACATTGATCACTGGGTTCTGCAAAATTGGGGATCTGGATGGTGCTTACCGGTTATTTAGAAGGATGGAAAAACAATATGATGTTTGCCATACAACCGCAACACATAACATCATAATCAGTGCATTTTCTGAACAACTCAACATGATTATGGCCATGAAGCTCTTCTCTAAGATGAAGGGCAATGGCTGTGACCCAGACAACTATACCTATCGGGTTGTCATAGATGGCTTTTGCAAAATGGGAAATATTTCTCAAGGGTAcaattttcttttggaaaatattgaaaagggGTTTACACCATCATTGACAACATTTGGACGGGTTTTAAATTGTTTGTGTGCAAAGGACAAGGTTCCAGAAGCAGTTAGTATCATCCACTGTATGTTACAAAAGGGCATCATTCCAAATTCTGTAAATACAATTTTTGAAGCTGATAAAAAGGTGGTAGCGGCGCCTAAGATTCTTGTAGAAGATTTGTTGAAAAAGGGTCACATAACTTATCACACTTACGAACTACTTCATGATGGTATTAGAGATAGAAAGATACCCAAGAAAAGACTTCCAACTGCGAATTCTCTTCATCGAGGGGCCAGGTGA